A genomic window from Cyprinus carpio isolate SPL01 chromosome A2, ASM1834038v1, whole genome shotgun sequence includes:
- the LOC122135311 gene encoding gastrula zinc finger protein XlCGF49.1-like, which produces MEFIKVEIVDLTDLEPVETQEHTEKDSRRSTGAKKSFSCPHCGESYKREGDLKDHLLIHSVRPYTCLQCGKSYTQKINLQNHLLIHNGQKPFSCQQCGRSFTHKGDLKKHIIVNFGERPFTCQQCGNNFRHQGNLTSHMKIHTGEKSQRNYRKLTQVCNYKTPVLCPAGDMPFRCEPCGQRFILSSHLKRHQKWHSH; this is translated from the exons ATGGAGTTCATTAAAGTGGAGATCGTGGATCTGACTGATCTGGAGCCGGTCGAAACCCAGGAACACACAG AGAAGGATTCGAGACGAAGCACGGGAGCCAAGAAGTCCTTCTCCTGCCCACACTGCGGAGAGAGCTACAAGCGTGAAGGAGACCTGAAGGATCACCTGCTGATTCACAGCGTGAGACCGTACACCTGTCTGCAGTGTGGCAAGAGCTACACACAGAAGATCAACCTCCAGAATCACCTGCTGATTCACAACGGACAGAAGCCCTTCAGCTGCCAGCAGTGCGGCAGGAGCTTCACACACAAGGGAGACCTGAAGAAACACATCATCGTTAACTTCGGAGAGCGGCCCTTCACCTGCCAGCAGTGCGGGAATAACTTCAGACACCAGGGGAACCTCACCAGTCACATGaagattcacaccggagagaaatcACAGCGCAATTACAGGAAACTCACGCAGGTGTGCAATTACAAAACACCGGTGCTGTGTCCCGCCGGAGACATGCCCTTCAGATGTGAGCCATGCGGCCAGAGATTCATTCTGTCCTCGCACCTGAAGAGACACCAGAAGTGGCACTCGCATTAG
- the LOC109077501 gene encoding interferon-inducible GTPase 5-like: protein MAMFDDFDIITLEDLEDIKESISTQDVPTAVNTIKEVLDKQDLVELNIGVTGESGSGKSTFVNAFRGLGDEEEDSAKTGPVETTIEPEAYVHPKYQNVKVWDLPGIGTPNFKADEYLKLVEFERYDFFIIIASDRFRECHIQLATEIVRMGKRFYFVRSKIDSSIVAEKRKKSFDQKKTLDTIREDCEKGLRTIGIEDPVVFLISSFELGNYDLNLLQDRMEQELPQHKRRVLMLALPNITLEINEKKKKVLQENIGKVALLSALVATVPLPGLSVAVDIAIVKKEIEMYYSTFGLDDPSLQTLCERSGKTIEEFKSLMKSPLIGGINPASILSLAGAAAVVVAENTVEYAVSLIPLLGSVVAGGMSYMTVSKMLKRALNDIAEDARSVLMASVQTEV, encoded by the exons atgGCTATGTTTGATGATTTCGATATCATAACTCTGGAGGACCTCGAAGATATTAAAGAATCCATATCTACTCAGGATGTCCCAACAGCAGTAAACACGATCAAAGAAGTCCTTGATAAACAGGATCTTGTAGAACTTAACATTGGTGTGACGGGGGAGTCCGGTTCTGGAAAATCCACGTTTGTCAATGCATTCAGGGGTTTAGGGGATGAAGAAGAGGACTCTGCTAAAACTGGCCCTGTAGAAACCACTATAGAACCTGAAGCTTATGTTCACCCAAAATACCAAAATGTGAAAGTGTGGGATCTTCCTGGCATTGGAACCCCAAACTTCAAAGCCGATGAGTATCTTAAACTGGTTGAGTTTGAACGCTATGATTTTTTCATCATCATCGCTTCAGATCGGTTCAGAGAATGCCACATTCAGCTGGCCACAGAGATCGTGAGAATGGGgaaaaggttttattttgttcGTTCCAAGATTGACTCAAGTATTGTTGctgagaagaggaagaagagctTTGACCAGAAAAAGACACTGGATACCATCCGAGAGGACTGTGAAAAAG GTCTAAGAACGATTGGTATAGAGGATCCTGTTGTGTTCCTGATCTCTAGCTTTGAGCTCGGCAACTATGATTTAAATCTGCTGCAGGATAGAATGGAGCAAGAGCTTCCACAGCATAAGAGACGTGTGCTGATGTTGGCTTTGCCGAATATCACACTGGAGATCaatgagaaaaagaagaaagttcTACAGGAAAACATTGGAAAAGTTGCCTTACTGTCTGCTTTGGTGGCTACAGTCCCTCTTCCTGGTCTTTCAGTTGCTGTGGATATAGCCATTGTTAAAAAGGAGATAGAAATGTACTACAGTACCTTTGGTCTAGATGATCCATCCCTGCAGACGCTCTGTGAAAGATCTGGGAAGACCATTGAGGAATTCAAAAGTCTAATGAAGTCGCCACTGATTGGTGGGATAAACCCAGCTTCAATATTATCCTTAGCGGGTGCTGCAGCCGTGGTTGTGGCTGAAAATACAGTTGAGTATGCTGTGAGTCTCATACCCTTACTTGGTTCTGTGGTGGCAGGAGGAATGTCCTATATGACAGTCTCAAAAATGCTGAAGAGAGCTCTGAATGACATAGCAGAAGATGCTAGAAGCGTGCTGATGGCTTCAGTGCAGACTGAAGTGTAA